The proteins below are encoded in one region of Clostridium fermenticellae:
- a CDS encoding class I SAM-dependent methyltransferase, which translates to MEDVHMNENKKISLSKEKETLFITLRAKAIDSLLVNSILHDDTAYKILKEINYDFAKFEKDDDSGTVVRAKQFDEWIIKYIEANKNSTVVYIGCGLDSRITRINPPSTVYWYDLDFPEVIEVRKLFYSNKDKYQMIDSSATNFSWLEKISKDRPTLIIAEGVLEYLSSEEVKELFRRIIDHFNHGEIIFDVMNSLAISIGKKELEKKTGAVYKWAVNDTNEIDLINSKLKKIKELPLMNSIYIKKLSFKSRLIFDLLSLVPPARNAMRLMKYDF; encoded by the coding sequence TTGGAGGACGTTCATATGAATGAAAATAAAAAAATATCGTTATCTAAAGAAAAAGAAACATTATTTATTACACTAAGGGCAAAGGCTATAGATAGTCTTTTAGTAAATTCTATTCTTCATGATGATACTGCTTATAAAATTCTTAAAGAAATTAATTATGATTTCGCAAAGTTCGAAAAAGATGATGATAGCGGCACTGTTGTTCGTGCCAAACAATTTGACGAATGGATAATTAAATACATTGAAGCAAACAAAAATTCTACTGTTGTTTATATTGGCTGCGGATTGGACTCACGAATTACTAGAATTAACCCACCATCAACAGTATACTGGTATGATTTAGATTTTCCTGAAGTTATAGAAGTTCGGAAACTATTTTATTCTAATAAAGATAAATATCAAATGATTGACTCTTCTGCCACAAATTTTTCATGGCTTGAGAAAATTTCTAAAGATCGGCCAACATTGATTATTGCAGAAGGTGTTTTGGAATATCTCTCATCTGAAGAGGTGAAAGAATTGTTTAGACGTATAATAGATCATTTCAATCACGGAGAAATTATATTTGATGTAATGAATTCTTTGGCAATTAGCATAGGAAAAAAGGAGCTCGAGAAAAAAACAGGTGCTGTTTATAAATGGGCTGTTAATGATACAAATGAAATTGATTTAATTAACTCAAAGCTTAAAAAAATAAAAGAACTTCCTCTTATGAATTCTATTTATATAAAAAAGTTGTCTTTTAAAAGTAGATTAATATTTGATCTGTTATCACTTGTACCTCCAGCTAGAAATGCAATGCGTTTAATGAAGTACGATTTTTAG